A region of Paractinoplanes abujensis DNA encodes the following proteins:
- a CDS encoding roadblock/LC7 domain-containing protein, with protein MTVDPAVLEELDRLRGRLHELSGSVLATTDGLVVAHDAHDIEPDSIAALAAAHLALARRFAHAVSHGDLRESVVECDRGYITSYTAGPNALLTLVTSGDANLAMVHLEARRCVRRLVRLMRLDNPRPRPEIPQQAGPPSPLARRTPMATLSTNARRRQAAG; from the coding sequence ATGACGGTGGATCCGGCGGTGCTCGAGGAACTCGACCGCCTGCGAGGCCGGTTGCACGAACTCTCCGGCAGCGTGCTGGCCACCACCGACGGGCTGGTGGTCGCGCACGACGCGCACGACATCGAGCCGGACAGCATCGCCGCGCTGGCCGCGGCCCACCTGGCGCTGGCCCGCCGTTTCGCACACGCCGTCAGCCACGGCGACCTGCGCGAATCGGTGGTGGAGTGCGACCGCGGCTACATCACCTCGTACACGGCGGGCCCCAACGCCCTGCTCACCCTGGTCACGTCGGGCGACGCGAACCTGGCCATGGTGCACCTCGAGGCACGCCGCTGCGTACGCCGGCTCGTACGGCTCATGAGGCTGGACAACCCACGCCCCCGCCCGGAGATCCCGCAGCAGGCGGGACCGCCGAGCCCTCTGGCCCGGCGCACACCGATGGCCACCCTGTCGACCAATGCCCGCCGTCGGCAGGCCGCGGGCTAG
- a CDS encoding DUF4388 domain-containing protein has translation MILTASRTLSPGRLLTQVAGERQTGVLVVGGHPGGAVYVLEGRVIYAESPAAPGVGELLTASGRLAGRTWQNALDLGTSTARVGRLLVDQGHLTRGELEMCVLGAIYDAAYFALSRASAPADFLPGATHWLGPVVHVDPEAVNDEVARRVRILDEIFPDARVDTTAIAPATRPPRERITLTALQWELLVHADGQRTPADLALLLGKAGFACVQELRRMTAMGLIELPEIPAPGPELVRLPRARGPAVDAQRPVMGPTPVEAAPVARAAVPAPVPEPPRHSVPDDTSATQALYRPPPRLARRKPGAKLPKEVAGEPPPVHQGTDEVLLKRIRTALRALR, from the coding sequence TGCTCACGCAGGTGGCCGGCGAGCGGCAGACCGGCGTGCTGGTGGTCGGCGGCCACCCGGGCGGCGCGGTCTACGTCCTCGAGGGCCGCGTCATCTACGCCGAGTCGCCGGCCGCCCCCGGCGTCGGCGAGCTGCTCACGGCGTCGGGCCGCCTGGCCGGGCGCACCTGGCAGAACGCGCTCGACCTGGGCACGTCCACCGCCCGGGTGGGCCGGCTGCTGGTCGACCAGGGCCACCTGACCCGGGGCGAGCTGGAGATGTGCGTGCTGGGCGCGATCTACGACGCGGCGTACTTCGCGCTCTCCCGCGCCTCGGCCCCGGCCGATTTCCTGCCCGGGGCGACGCACTGGCTCGGCCCGGTGGTGCACGTCGACCCGGAGGCGGTCAACGACGAGGTGGCACGGCGGGTGCGGATCCTCGACGAGATCTTCCCCGACGCCCGGGTCGACACGACGGCGATCGCCCCGGCGACCCGGCCGCCGCGCGAGCGGATCACGCTCACCGCCCTGCAGTGGGAGCTGCTCGTGCACGCGGACGGGCAGCGGACACCGGCCGATCTGGCGCTCCTGCTGGGCAAGGCCGGGTTCGCCTGCGTGCAGGAGTTGCGGCGGATGACCGCGATGGGGCTGATCGAGCTGCCCGAGATCCCGGCGCCCGGGCCGGAGCTCGTCCGGCTGCCCCGGGCCCGCGGCCCGGCCGTGGACGCGCAGCGACCGGTGATGGGGCCCACCCCGGTCGAGGCCGCCCCGGTGGCGCGGGCCGCCGTGCCCGCGCCCGTGCCGGAACCGCCGCGCCACTCGGTGCCCGACGACACCTCGGCCACCCAGGCGCTCTACCGCCCGCCGCCCCGCCTGGCCCGCCGCAAACCCGGGGCCAAGCTGCCCAAGGAGGTCGCCGGCGAGCCCCCGCCGGTGCATCAGGGCACCGATGAAGTCCTGCTCAAGCGCATCCGCACCGCATTGAGGGCCTTGCGGTGA